One part of the Salvia hispanica cultivar TCC Black 2014 unplaced genomic scaffold, UniMelb_Shisp_WGS_1.0 HiC_scaffold_953, whole genome shotgun sequence genome encodes these proteins:
- the LOC125200411 gene encoding F-box/FBD/LRR-repeat protein At1g80470-like yields the protein MSLVSHRWKNLWRSLPGLRFHFRPATTPFRIHLEDFTIHSSFVSQLLFHRDAAAAVHDFHLLFDGPTPNPQYPCGVDREFLEECVLYAINHGLQSLRLHWPTYRKLRLPPAFLTCNTLRELEIRDLFCPVKLPGRLSLPNLKTLHLHTLFLVFDNHHHRMDPFSGLPQLEKLTLINLSCDGLVIIKAPKLRVLEIQDYYLKVKEISAPLLTSFRYESDIAWECAKVNFPMLEQVYLDIHDTCYHHHDNNFVMMLHQFGHATTVSFTVDTLQILQCKFGSFEQTPTPFPN from the exons ATGAGTCTTGTCTCCCATAGATGGAAGAACCTGTGGCGTTCCCTCCCCGGCCTCCGCTTCCACTTCCGTCCCGCCACCACCCCCTTCCGCATCCACTTGGAAGATTTTACCATCCACTCTAGCTTTGTTTCCCAGTTGCTATTTCACCGTGACGCCGCAGCCGCCGTCCACGACTTCCACCTCTTATTCGACGGCCCTACCCCCAATCCACAATATCCATGCGGAGTTGACAGGGAATTCTTGGAGGAATGCGTGCTCTACGCCATCAATCACGGCCTTCAATCTCTCCGCCTCCACTGGCCCACCTACCGCAAACTCAGGCTTCCGCCAGCGTTTCTCACCTGCAACACGCTACGGGAGCTCGAGATCAGGGATTTGTTCTGCCCGGTTAAACTACCTGGACGCTTGTCCTTACCTAATTTGAAAACCCTTCATCTCCACACCCTCTTTTTGGTCTTCGACAATCATCACCATAGGATGGACCCCTTTTCCGGCCTCCCACAGCTGGAGAAGCTTACTCTCATCAATTTATCGTGTGATGGCCTTGTTATTATAAAGGCTCCAAAGCTTAGAGTTCTTGAAATCCaggattattatttaaaagtgAAAGAGATCTCTGCTCCATTGCTTACCTCATTTAGATACGAGTCTGATATTGCTTGGGAATGTGCAAAGGTGAATTTCCCAATGTTGGAACAAGTCTATTTAGACATTCATGACACTTGTTACCATCATCACGATAACAACTTTGTTATGATGCTTCACCAATTTGGGCATGCCACCACAGTTTCGTTCACTGTGGACACTCTGCAG ATTCTCCAATGCAAATTTGGTTCTTTTGAGCAAACTCCTACTCCATTTCCCAACTAG